The genomic segment TTGTAACAATCTTAAATTGATGATTTGATACTTTTGCAATTACTACAACCACTGGATTATCGTCAGTATCTCTTCCAAGTACTGCAACTTTTGAAATGGATTGCCTTTCCACTATTTCTCCATTTAATATGGCAGTAACTATATCTGCTTTGGTATAACCTCTTTGCTCTAATCGCTGCATAGTATGAATGCTGATTATGATTTTGCCTTTTCCACTAAATAGTACTTTTTTTACTTCTTGTAATTTCATCTCCTTCACCTCCAAAAAAAAAGACTTTGGTATGTAGTTAAAGGACAGAAATACTCCTCAAAACTACGAACCAAAGTCCGCTATTATTAATTATTAAACCGCTTATCAAAAAGAAAGCAACAAAATACTAAAATATATACAATTTATGTATTTATCATAGCACTTTATTTAAGTTCTATTCAACCTCTTCATTGGAAAAGTTTTTTGATAATTGTTTTGAGAGGCAATTTTTTTGGATTTGATATGGAATCCAATTGAAATCCCGCCTTAATAAGATGTTCATAATTCTCTTTTACTTTTTCCCTTACTTCATCAAATGAGATAAGAGGCTTCTTTTTATATTGTAATCGAATATATTCTTCTGTTAGATCCGGAAGGGTGCCTATTATCGGGAGTTCAAGGCCATTCACTAAAGAGTTAATCTTACTAAATGGAAAACTACGATTATAGATTAATTTCATTGATATTCCATGTCTTTCTCTTAATTGGTGAATATATTTTTTCCACATTAAAATATCTACAATTGAATTGTCTACCATTACCCAAAGTTCATCTATATTTTGAAGTACTTTTTCTGTTTCTTCGGTCATCTTTCCACTTGGCAAATCTGTTAAAATTACATCATGATATCGAAAAAATTGAAAATACACCTCTAAAAAGTCCTCAGTCCAGTTATAAACATAATCTTTTTCTCCAATAGGCAGCCACAGAACTCCCATATATTGCCAATTCGTTTTGTGATAATCTAATTCCATAAGTTCATATTCTTCTAAATGAAACACTTCTATAAAAGAACGAAAATTAACCGGCATTGGTTCATATCTAGACAAAACACTAGATAATTTTGGAGGTTGCATTGCCTCTATAACAGCTGTTTGTATTTTTTGTTCTTGAAGGTATATTGCAAAGTTTAGAATAAAACTCGATACTCCTATACGATGAAGTGGAGACCATACAGCAATCGTTTTGTTTTGTGGGTATTGTTTCCCTTTGTATACATATTGCTTTCTCATAGCTTCAATTTTATTTGTACTGAAATGACTAATACTAATAGGATATTCCGTCGATGGGAAATCATCTTTAATATTCACCGGTGGTGCATTATTACAATCAAAAGTTTCAATGGAGTCAGTTATTTTATTTTCTTGTGCCTCACCTGTAATTGAAGTATGTAAAGGTCCCTGGTCAACTTGAATCTCCATATTGAGTGTATTCTCAGAAGTACTAATATCTTTATCTTGATTATTTTTTACTTTCTTTGGCCAGATGAATAGAGCCTTTCTGAGCGAATCCTCATTCTCAAAGAAATACATGTTTCTCCTATTTGCTTTATTGTCATTTGAATTACCCAAAATGTAAATATCATGGACTTTAAGAGACGTAAGGAACTGATTGTTTATTTCATCTGAAGTAATAATTAACAAATTAAAGATGTAATTTTCTTCTTCATGGTTAATGAAGTTAGAATCATAGAATACAATTTCTACATCATTTGATTGTATTGCCCCGATGATCTGTTCATCACTTATAGAGGTTAGAACCTTTTTCATAGATTAAATGCTCCTGTTTTAAGTATTCATCAATTTTTTTTCGGAATTTAAATGGAAAAGGAATTGTTCTACTTTCCACTTTTCTTAAATAGCTGCTACTGATGCCTATCTCTTTCGCGAATTGAAATTGATTTAACTTCAATCGTTTCCTCAAAATAATAAGTCTTTCAACATCATCTTCAATACAAATTTGGTTTAAATTTCTCATCATTTTTCCCCTTCTTTCCAAAAAAATAAAAAAAACCGCTAATACCCCCTTAGATAAGAGGATACTAGCGGTTATCGCTTTCATGTTTACTATTAATCTAAATAGAGTATATCATAGACTTTAAAAAATATATAGAATGAATTATTTAATAGTTGTTACAGTTGGAGACAAAATGTATAATTTAATTATAACTTTTTTATATTTTTTAATTTTTTGGCGATCCTTTTGGATTTGCGGTTTCTAAAATAAACATACAGCCTTTGGGTTGATAGATTTTAAGAATAGCATTTTGCTATTCTTTCCCTATCTCTCCAAAGGCTTTTTTATGTTTATCGATGTAAAAGAGTTATAAATTATTCTAAGAAAGGGAGAGAAAAAAATGACGACGCAATCTACAGAAGAAATTCTTAACAAATTAAGACAACCATTCTCACAAAATGATATAGAATGGAAAGTTCAAACAAGTAACAAAGGTAACAACGGAGCTTATGCTTTTGTAGTAGCTTACGTGAATAACAGAGCTATTCAAAATAGACTAGATGAAGTATTTGGTATTGGCGGCTGGAAAAACTCATACGTAGAATTCTCCGGTGGTATAATTTGTGAACTTAGTTGTTATATTAATGGCCAATGGATTACCAAATCGGATGGTTCTGAACCTTCTAATTTTGAAGCCTTTAAGGGTGGTTTATCGAATGCGATGAAGCGAGCTGCTGTACAGTTTGGTATTGGGCGTTATTTATACAAATTAGAGCCTATATATGTTAAAATCTCTGAAACTAAAAGTAATAATTCTATCTACTTGAATGATAAAAAAAATAAAGTAGTGGGATATTATGATCCACCGCGTTTACCTGATTGGGCTTTACCACCTAATGAGCAAAAACAAGGAAAAAACAAAGAAACAACTAGTACTACCGATAATAACAATAAAAAAAGAGAAATTGATAAGAAGACTGGAAATAACAATTTCAATAGGAATTCTTATTTTATTTCCATCACAGAATTTATAAATAAAATCAATCTTAAACCAAGAGCAGCAATGGAGTTATTTCATCATATAAATTCTGATACTAAATCTGATTGTGTTGAAATAAAAGATATTAAGGAAAAGGCTACTGACAAAGAGTTAATTAAATACTATGATACTTTAAAACCCGTAAGTGACTTAGTTAAAATGAGTATTCATTATAAAATACCTGTTGAAAATGTATTAAATTATGTGAGAATTTTAAAACCACAAGAGAAAATCGATAGCCTTCATTCTTGTTTAATACGTTTGAACAGAGAAGATATTAAAGAAATCAATGGATTTATTGAAGGTGATATAAAAAATAATATGTTTGAACATCAAACAGCGTAAACAAACACAAAAATACTTTTGTGTTATTTTTTTAACCTTTTTTAGGAGGAAATTACATGGAATTTATTATTAATAAAGAGAGTTTATTAGAGGTCCTTTCAAAAGTAGAGAAATTAGTAAAAACTAAAACATCAAATCCAATACTACAAGGTTTTTATTTAGAAGTTAAGTCAGATAAGATAATCGTTATTGGATCTGATTTAAACACTACTATCCGTTATGAATTACCAGTTTTATTCGAAGATGAGTCAATACTTATTAATAAAGAAGGTAAGGTAGTTGTTCCCTATCAGTTATATGAAATTGCTAAGAAAGTTAAAACCGAATTAAGCATTTCGTTAGATGATACGCAATTAGTAATAAAACATGGGAAGAAAAAAAAGAGTGAATTTAAACTATCAGTTTTTAAGGCAGAAGAGTATCCTAAATTACCTAGATTTGATGGTATAGAGCCAACTCTGTCTATTAAAGGAACCGAATTTAATTCATTTATCAAAAAAACAGGGTATGCAGCTTCAAGTTCTGATGCTAGACCAGTTCTACAAGGAATTTGTTTTGAAATTACAGAAGATAAGCTACGACTTGTCTGTACGGATTCTCACCGTTTAGGCGTTATTGACGTCACAGAATCTCATAAGGAGTCCAGGAAGATTATTATCCCAGCAAAATCAATATTGGAAAGTTTGAAATCCTTTGATTTAAGTGAGAAAGTTACTGTGTTTTGTGAAAATGATCGAATGCTTATTTTACAAAATAATAATCTCACTTTTTATTGCCGTCTATTAGAAGGAACTTATCCAGATGTAAGCCGCTTAATTCCAAAAGAGCATCTTGCTGAAATGAAAATAAGCAGAAAAGAATTTTTGGAAGGCTTTGAAATGATTAATGGTTTGACTAATGCAGCAGATAATGAGACTAAAGGAATCGTTAAACTCCATGTAAATGGAGTTGCGACTTTATCAACATATCAAGCGCAAACTGGAAGCGGAAAAATTGAAATCGATTATGAAAGTTTAGAAGGTGAAGATAATTTTGATATTGCCTTTAATAATAATTATATGATCGATACATTAAAAGCAATGGAATCAGAGTATGTGTCCTTTAAATACCAAGGTTCTATGCGTCCATTTTTATTAACACCATGTGATTCTTCTCATGAGGAAATACAATTGATTCTTCCGGTGAGAAATAAATAACAAAATGTAAGAAGAAAGGCTCTCCTTTCTTCTTTTTCTATTGGAGGATTTATGAAAATAAATATGAGGAAACTCTCACAGGAAATTAAAAATAAAAATATTATTGTTAAACCAAATTCATCGGAAGCAGGAATGGCCTACTTTATGGATATAGTTATTAACCATTCTGCAACAGAAAGTATTAATTTCAATTCATTTACCTATGATGAAGCAATTCTTGCCTTCAATGAATTCTATTATTTACCATCGGATGAATATACGGATGATTTTTCTGAAGAAGACTATGACAATATAAAAAATAATATGTGGTCCTCTTATATGCAAACCCAAGAATTTTTTGTCCGTTGGAGTCAAGAAACCAAAAAAATATATTGTTATGAGGATGATTTTATTTAGGAGAGGTGAAGAAAATGACATCAATTTTGATGGATGCAGAGTCTAAAGCAAGTTATGACTATTCAATTTCTAACTTATTAATGTTAAAGATTCTCCATGACGCTAAAGTGGATGTAAGTGGATACGGTAACTATCGAGTAGAAGTAGGTTTTATGTCTAATCCTGGATACGATTTTTTAATGCGAGGTATGAATGATTTAGGTTTTGATACAAAACACGCAACAGTTTATACGGATGATCCAGAAGAAATCTCACTTGCTAAACAAATCGAGAGTGTATTCAACCCAAATGCAGAATGGTATATAGTGTTGAATAGCTTTAAAGTGGAAAAAATACTACTTTCTAGTCAAAAAGATGAGTATATAGCCTTTATTAAGTCAACTTTGAATCACATTGATTTAGAATGTGAAGCATTTGTAGAGGAGTCTTTGGGTATTATTATTGGATTCATTTTTGATGGATTTTATCATGAATTATTATCAGCTTTAATAGAGGTGGCTGATGAGACTAATAATATTTACGAAAAACTGGAGGAACAGCAAAATGGACATTATCTTTCGGCTTAGTGATGAACCACAGCACTTAAATGCACAAGTCGAAGTGTTACAAATCACTTCTGATTTCAATAATACTTTAGAGTCATTGGATCAAATGATTAAGTTAAATGGAAGAATGGTAGAGGGATTATATAACATTACCCTCCCTAATCTTTTTAGTATTCTTCAAGAAAGTATAGAGGATTACATAATTGATTCTCAAACTCCAATTCTTCCAAAAAATTGCGTGAAACATGTTTGGATTAATGAATTAGTAAAGCATCAACTAGTATATATAGAGGTACCAAAACAACAACTTGATATGCGGTATGGAAAAACACTATTTAAACAGGTTGGACTACCAAGACTAATCTTCTTATATGAAGTAATGGAGAAAAAAGTAAAATTGAAAAACATTGTTGCTGTTAAAGGCTCCAAATTTTTGACAAAAGATAAGGAAGTATTTCTTTTCCCCTTTTCACATGTATCTTTAGATGGTCATGTTTGCATGGGAGGAAATACTTTTCCTGAAATAGATGACATCTATCAATTAAACAGTTTGCATTTATTGTTTTTGCAGGCACCTTTTGGAGAAGATTATGGAGCAAAAACAACTACTAATTTAAGTGTGGCAGCATTATTTAAAAAATATGAAAATAAACAATTTGATGATGAAATCTTATTACCACATTCGAAAATTCAAATTTTAGAGAATCTATAATAAAAATACAATATGGAGGAATTGAAAATGACAATAAAACAGGATGATATCTTTTCACTATTTGATATTGAAGTGGAGACTAAAAAAGTTGACCTTAATAAAATGAATGATATAAAGGAAAATAAACCAAAGCTAAAGACTGATACTAATTCTAGTTCTACAAAGAGTTCAACAAATAAGAAAGATAACTTTAAATTAACAAGTAAAACCATTATTCGGTTTGGGATGAATGAATATCCAGTTACTAATTATTTCTCCAAGGACGAAATTGAAAGAGGACTTCCATCTAAAAAAACGTCTGAGGATGGAGAAATTGAATATAAACCTATTAGTGAGGAACAACTTAGAAAGAAATTAGAAAAAGACTTTCCAATCTTAGTACCTAAATATACCACCTTGGTATATGTAGAAAAACAAGATGTGGTTATTCCTATTATGCAAGCAAAGAAAAATGGCAGCATGGATAATAAAGAGTTCTCTTTCGAGGACTCTTCTTTAAAACATCAAAAAAAGAAGATTCCATTTCAAATCTTATTAGATTTTATCCATATTGCAAAGTACTTTTCAGATAATCACGGTACTGAAGTATTTGCTAATATTTACTTTGATCATGACACTGAGGAATTTTTTATGGATATTCCTTCCCAAAGAGTTAGCAGATATTTAGTCACTATTACAGAAGAGGCACAAGAGACCGCTCTTAAACTCATAGAGAGAAGGTATTCAAAGGTAATGGAAATACATTCACATCATATTTTAAGTCCTACTCCGTCCAAAATAGACGATGACAACCAGCGTGCTCCTATTTTATATGCCATTATTGGTAATATTAATGGATTATTCCCTGATGTGCTAGTTCGTACATTCAATAAAGAATTAAATGAACATATTATTATAGATAGTAGCAAAGTATTTGAATTTACATTGACAACTAAACAAAAGGTAAATGGCTATGATCTAACTGTAGTGGAGGTTGAATAGATGCAACCTATTTCTATAGATTTAAGCCGCTCTTATCAAAGGGAAGTATATTATCAGATTCTAGTTATAGGCGCAGGAGGTACTGGAGGAATTGTTATTCAGCAATTGTGCCAAATGTTAAGTATGTTTGAGATATCGGCAAAGTTAATAATTGCTGAACCAGATATTTATGAAGAAAAAAATAGAAATAACCAACTATGCTTAGCAAAAGATGTAGGTAAAAATAAAGCAGATGTCTTAGCTAAAAGGTATCGTGCTGCTTATCAACTAGACATAGCCACTTACACTGGAGGTTATGTAGAAGACACTAAAACAATAGACACATTGTTCCAACTCAATTATGAAAGAATTCCATATAACTATAGAATAGTCCCTATTCTTATTTCTTGTGTTGATAATAACTATTCAAGAAAGATATTCCATGAGTATTTTAACACCGCTCAGACCCTACTATATTTTGATGTGGGCAATGAAAATGTTATCTTACCAAAGGATCACAGAAATAGACCAATTGAGTCCTGGACGAAAGAGGAATTGGAAGAATATAAAGATTCAGGTTTCACTGGACAAATGGTTTGTGGTTTTAAGTCTGATTGGAAAATACTCTCAGAACCAATAGGTACGTTATATCCAGATATTTTAGAGGACAATGATGAAATAGCTCCTTCTCAATTAAGTTGTCAGGAACTAGCTGCATCCAATCCTCAGAGATTAATAACTAATCGTTATAGTGCTATATCTGTAATTACTGTACTGAATGAAATATTTGAAACTAAAAGTCTATCAACTCACAGGATTCTATATCATGCAAAAAGAGGTTATATGAAGAGTGAACCAATTTTAGGGTAATAAAAAAGTAGCACAGACTAAGAACTTGTTTGTGCTACTTAATAATCTATGTATGATTAACTTTTTTTACTTCACCTCTATTCAGTTTTCCCCCCTCATTCAACAATCTATATAGCTCCTATGGAACAACAAATAAATTTTCTGAAAACACTTCCATTATTATCCTTTTATGATATATAATGAAATTGAAACTAATATAATAGGAGGTTGTTTTCTTTGAAATTTAAAAGTTTTCTAGCATTATTAGTAGTTTTTGTTCTATCATTTGCATTGGTACCAAATATATCTGCAAATGAATCAGTTTATGTAAATGAGGATGGTCAAGTTCTCCAATATTTAGATGAAGTAGCAAATGAAGAAATACCTGTAGATGAAAAAAATCCAGAAAAAGAAATTCAGCTGTTTAGCTCTATTGTTGGTGGTGGAGTAGCAAAAGCATGGCCAATAAAAGGTGGAGCAGAAACAACTGTAGAATTAATTTCCCCTGTGCATAGTATTCAAAGAGGAAGTCTAACCTATACTTTTGAAAAACAAAATGAAAAGGGTACATGGCTATTTTATGGTAGAGCAACAAGGTCTTCCTCAGGTTCTAATTCTCGAATATTTTCACAGGGAATAAATTGGGTCCTTAAGCCAGGAACTTATAGAATAAAAGTAGGAGGTACTTTAACGGCACTTACAGCTCCAGACAGTACTTTAATAGTTCAACAAATTTTCTCCAATAAAGTGACAGTAAAATAAAATGAAAAATTTCAAAAAAATTTCTAGAGAAGAATTAGTTATTTTAGATACAGAAAATAATGTAATTGTTAACTTCGACCATAAAGAAAAAATAACAAACATAAGAAATATTGAAGTACCTAATAATTTATCGATTGTGCAACAAATGATAATTTCAAAATACTACTATATTTCTGATGATTTCCAAGAGTTAATATATATAAATAAAAATAATAAATACGAATATGATAATATTATATGCTTATTTAATAAAGGATATTATTGTTATAAGGACAATAATAAAATTGCTATTCTATTATCACACCCCAAACAGCAAGCTATTGATAATTTTAGAGACTCGGTGAAAAAGAATACTCTAAGCCCTTTTTTAAATTGTTTTTATAAGAAAAAAACGATAAATACATTGGTTAGTGACCCTGAAGAAATGGTGTCATTAGAGATGACTGAAACCGATCCTATTGTACCAGAGAAAAGAATATTAAGTTACTATTTACTTGACACACTATCTACTAATTCTTCATCAATAGATTCAGAACATAAACACTTACTGAATTTTTTACAAAGTCATTATCCAATTAGCTTTGCTATTCCTTCACCGGATAATATTTCGTTAAATAGCGATATTAATAATAATTTGGGTATAAACTTACTATCATCAATTTATAAAAAAATTGTATTTATAATAGATGATAAAGATAATAGTATTTTACAAATATCATTTTACAAATAAATATAAAAGGTTGTAGAGAAAGAAGCAACTCCTCTACAACCTTTTTATATTTGCGAACCAACAGTCCGTATTTTATGTCCATTTTGGTGGATGTTCATTAATCCTTCTAAACGGCAGGTGCGAAATACTTCCACATCTTTTTTTTCTAGCAAGCTTCATTTAACTTTTTCTCTTTCTAAATTTTTTAGTAATAGGAATAATAAAGATGATTAAAAAATCAAATAATTGTTTGAAAGAATAATAAAGTCGTTAATTTTCAAATACAATACCAATTATCCCCCTTATCCATTCATTACAATACTTTATTAATTCATTTTCTGTAATCGTCATTTTATCAAAAACTAGATATAGATTTTTACCACTATCCCCTGCATATTTAACGGTAATATCATATAATTCAAAAAGGCAAATCAATAATAAGTTTTGATAATCCAATTCACCTTCTAGGGGCAGTACCAGCGTTCGTGCAACCAGGGGCAAAGTAAATCTGAGAAATGATCGACAGAATTCCTTTGTCCGATGGTTGCTACTCGATTTTATTGTTATTTTGCATCTTACGATACAAAGTCATGCGAGAAATACCAGCCTTCTCGGCAGCATCAGTACGACTCAACCCTTGGTCCATAAGATACAAGGCATACTTAACCTTTTCCTCATCGGTTTTCGGTCTTCCAGGATATTTTCCTCGTTTCCTTGCAGCCAGAATCCCTTCTTTTGTCCGTTCAGAAGTTAAATCTCTCTCAAATTGAGCAATACCCGCAAAGATAGTAAACAACATTTTCCCATGTGCTGTTGTTGTATCAAGCCAGGATTCCTTTAAACTTTTTAAATGCGCTCCCTTTTGTGAGATGAGTTCTGTAATTTCAATAAGGTCTTTCGTAGAACGGGATAGACGAGTCAGATCCGTCACAACAACCGTATCGTTCATTCGCAAAAATTCCAACATACGATTCAACTCCGGTCGCCCTCGTTTCGTACCAGTTACTTTTTCAAAGAAAATGCGATCACACCCAAATTCTTCAAGTTGTTTCTTTTGGCGATCCAAATTTTGATCAAATGTAGAAACACGCATATAGCCAAACTTCATGTTCATCCTCTCCTCTATCAAATATTGTACCAAAATCCATTCGTGATAAATATTGTTACGAATAATATTGTGACATATTTTTGTTACGCTCATTATACGAGTTAGCTAGACTAAAAGTTGATCATCACTACACGTAACAAAAATGTTCGTTTTTGTTACGTGTAGTACAAAAAAAGCTTATTATTAAAAGTAATAATGTTTATGATATTTATTTTATGTACTATTTGGGATCTAATATAATAAATAGAAAAGATAAGACTGATTTCTCCAACACTAAGGTGAATTAGCCTTGTCTTTATATGTCCAGAGCAAAAACGTGAATTTAATACTGTAAGCAAATTTGAAATCTCTTAGCGTACAGAATATACGTCAATGTTATTTAATATTTGTTTTATTTAAGATAATCAATCAAAACATGCTGGTACTTTCCACTTTTAAGGTGCCTTTGTGGCAATTCTTCCGATTTTTCTATTGAAAGGTTAGTTAGTCCCTGGGTAGCAAAGTAATCTAATAG from the Niallia sp. FSL W8-0635 genome contains:
- a CDS encoding DUF4258 domain-containing protein, with amino-acid sequence MKLQEVKKVLFSGKGKIIISIHTMQRLEQRGYTKADIVTAILNGEIVERQSISKVAVLGRDTDDNPVVVVIAKVSNHQFKIVTTMPPIDRSRFKYCI
- a CDS encoding helix-turn-helix domain-containing protein, whose product is MMRNLNQICIEDDVERLIILRKRLKLNQFQFAKEIGISSSYLRKVESRTIPFPFKFRKKIDEYLKQEHLIYEKGSNLYK
- a CDS encoding Rad52/Rad22 family DNA repair protein, whose product is MTTQSTEEILNKLRQPFSQNDIEWKVQTSNKGNNGAYAFVVAYVNNRAIQNRLDEVFGIGGWKNSYVEFSGGIICELSCYINGQWITKSDGSEPSNFEAFKGGLSNAMKRAAVQFGIGRYLYKLEPIYVKISETKSNNSIYLNDKKNKVVGYYDPPRLPDWALPPNEQKQGKNKETTSTTDNNNKKREIDKKTGNNNFNRNSYFISITEFINKINLKPRAAMELFHHINSDTKSDCVEIKDIKEKATDKELIKYYDTLKPVSDLVKMSIHYKIPVENVLNYVRILKPQEKIDSLHSCLIRLNREDIKEINGFIEGDIKNNMFEHQTA
- the dnaN gene encoding DNA polymerase III subunit beta translates to MEFIINKESLLEVLSKVEKLVKTKTSNPILQGFYLEVKSDKIIVIGSDLNTTIRYELPVLFEDESILINKEGKVVVPYQLYEIAKKVKTELSISLDDTQLVIKHGKKKKSEFKLSVFKAEEYPKLPRFDGIEPTLSIKGTEFNSFIKKTGYAASSSDARPVLQGICFEITEDKLRLVCTDSHRLGVIDVTESHKESRKIIIPAKSILESLKSFDLSEKVTVFCENDRMLILQNNNLTFYCRLLEGTYPDVSRLIPKEHLAEMKISRKEFLEGFEMINGLTNAADNETKGIVKLHVNGVATLSTYQAQTGSGKIEIDYESLEGEDNFDIAFNNNYMIDTLKAMESEYVSFKYQGSMRPFLLTPCDSSHEEIQLILPVRNK
- a CDS encoding ThiF family adenylyltransferase, which encodes MQPISIDLSRSYQREVYYQILVIGAGGTGGIVIQQLCQMLSMFEISAKLIIAEPDIYEEKNRNNQLCLAKDVGKNKADVLAKRYRAAYQLDIATYTGGYVEDTKTIDTLFQLNYERIPYNYRIVPILISCVDNNYSRKIFHEYFNTAQTLLYFDVGNENVILPKDHRNRPIESWTKEELEEYKDSGFTGQMVCGFKSDWKILSEPIGTLYPDILEDNDEIAPSQLSCQELAASNPQRLITNRYSAISVITVLNEIFETKSLSTHRILYHAKRGYMKSEPILG
- a CDS encoding recombinase family protein, with product MKFGYMRVSTFDQNLDRQKKQLEEFGCDRIFFEKVTGTKRGRPELNRMLEFLRMNDTVVVTDLTRLSRSTKDLIEITELISQKGAHLKSLKESWLDTTTAHGKMLFTIFAGIAQFERDLTSERTKEGILAARKRGKYPGRPKTDEEKVKYALYLMDQGLSRTDAAEKAGISRMTLYRKMQNNNKIE